The nucleotide sequence GGccagaaggagagaaaaggtgGGGCTGTAGAAAGACTGGTGGGTTGGAGCAGGCACAATGTGCTAAGGTGGCATATTCAGAGCCCTGACATATTTAAGATGACATATTCAAGCCCAGCTATCCAAAATGTGGCCCATCAGGCTCTGTCCACCTGGACTGATGAAATCAAACCATTCCTGAGAGGCAACCAAAAAAATATGGGGAGATTACTGAGCTTTTACTATCTAACTTATGAGATAGAAACCCTGCAGTTTTTAGTTGTCTATGCAACTTGTTAAGACTTCTGTGAATTGAGATATTTTAGTCTGCCCTAATCAGAAAATCTGGCTCTTGTTCCCTAAAACTATTCCAAACTCTTGCTCTCTGTCTCCAAGGAATACCaatgaaaaagccaaaacaaacaaacaaaagatcAGTAGAACTATGAAACTAGATTCCAAATATCATTTAGAAATCATATagcatttcaaaagcaattaaTAATCCAACTTTGCACTTCTTAACACAATTTGGCCCTTTTTTGCCTGTGCAAGTAGCATTCAAGCAACCTTGATCTGAGAAAGGCTCATGAAGCAAAGCAATTTAAGCCAAAATAATGTACTGGTTATCTTAGTTATGTAACAATTCTAGTTTTGCCAAAATAGGTCCAGTTCTAAAACTCTTACTTTGAACATGAAAACATAAACAATTCCTAAGGGCAGATTTACAGACATTAGGGTTGTTAGAAGTCAGTAACTCCTGCAGCTATGTCTAAATGGGTGCATTTCTCCAACCTTCTGGGAGAAGTGCATAGGGAATAGAGGAATGGGACGGTTCCAACACCAAGCACCAGCTCACTGTGGTGCCAGTGCCAGAAGGAGGTGGCTGGTCAAGGATGGAGCCCACCTGACAAAGCCATGGCTTTGAGTTCCCACCTGGGCAGTTTAGAAgataaaaaaagcagcacttggTGGCTCCCGGGAACCACATCACCTCCCACAGCAGAGTCCATGCACAGATGCTGTAACaaggctgccagcagccacaaCCTCCTCAAGCTCCAATCTGCTGTCCTATTTAGTACCTGCTCCCCCAGTGGCTCCATAATGCAGAATGAATGAAATAAGAAACAAGCAGCTGAAGAACTGTTACTTTACACAGCGGCTCAGGGATGGAGGATTTGTCCTAGCAGGAAAAATCACAGGGCTCAGATTTACACAGCAAGTGATTAAAGCTCAGTGCTTTGCAGTTTAGTTTCTCCCTTGCTCCCTGGGAActccctgggaagcagctgacACAGCTTCTCCACAGCACTGGCCCCAGTACTGTGCTAAAATCATAACACGTTCTGCATTTCCTCACACTAAGCCCCAGTTTCACAAACATAGACTCAATTTGCAGAAATTTCTCTGGGTCAGCCcttcaaagcttttttccttttttccattttttaaaaaaataatactaaaattCTGATTCCAAATACAATATCTGAACAGGCATAGGCAGCTTTTAAAAGTCTGCTGTTTCTTGCAGCTCCTACCAACTTCACTTGGCCAGCACTTTTCCGAGAAACACTTCAGGAGAATCCAGTGGATATTAACATATTTCAATGTCTATAAATGGAGCCACAATATAACTGTAAGCAAcacctcctttcctttttttttttttttttttttattattttaagaagcCTTGGACAAAGGCTTTTTGAAAGCAAAGTCTGCAGCATATTTTTCCGCCTGCGGTAAACACATTATGAAAGTTTACATATTTCTATTAGTTTGACTGTCTCCAGACTCCTGGCAAGCCTTGGGACAACTCTATTTTTAAACTCTTAACTGTGTACAGAGCACTTGATATAGAGGTTTAAAATTTGACTGGGCAGTATTACgaccaaaatgttttttcaaatgCACGAACATTTCACAGAGACAAATGATTCTGCAGATCTCAGCTAGAGGAATTATTCAAATGTCAGAAGTTTAAGCTACTGGTGGGAAATAATGCAGAGCTGTGGAATGCCTCAGAAAACCCCCAGTTGTTCCTTTCAAAAAACTTAAATCTGAAGTTAATTGTGCACATCAAATCTTCAGGTGAAAGAATTGCAGGAAATTCGATAGACTTAGAATCTTCTTTAAAATTGCCTAAACTGCTGACTTGATTTCACAGAGGCAAACCTACATTAAATAGCAAAGAATACTAAAAGCTACCCAAACAGTCCTGTAAGCCTTGGGAAAACACATGGGTCATAGCAACATGTTGCAAATCTCTGAAACCTGGAGCACAAGACAGGGATTTTGAAGACCCAAAGAATCTTCTTCTGCCTTCTCATTCTCCTACATCTCTCCACaactgctctgccctccctggccATTTTTCAGTCTCCCCAGCCCATGCCCTTCACTTCCCCCTCTCTGTCATTGCTCTTCCCCCACCTTTAGTACTGGCTTAGTAGAAGAATGCCTGAAACTGGGACTTAAGAAGGTAAAATCCTTTCTGGACATTTTAAAGAGGCAGTTAGCCTAGACAGGGTAATACAAGACTAGGACAATCCATCTGTTAGTAACATACACTTACCCCCGTTTTCAAAAGTACAgattttacagatattttacattaaatgcTTTAACAGGTGCCCTTGTCTTACACAGATCCCCAAAGCCTTAGGTATACATAATGCAAAGGATCAAGCAAAGGATCAAATGCCTTCACTCTACAGAACTTGAAGCAGGATACCATATTCCTCAagaatttttatgcttttagaAAAGTACTATGTGTCTTTAGAAAGGTACTGATAATATGACTAAAATTTGGAATTGTAAAcccaaatatttctattttttcctcttcaaaaagtcatattttcacctttaaattaaattaactaCTTCCATGTGTGCAATTAAAAACGTAGCTTTTTGTACTGCTACAGGTTTTCAGTGAGGTACCACCATCAGAAAAAAACTGGAATAAATTGGGAGGCATTTTTGTCAGTGCAGTTATTTCCATGAATGTGCAATCTCAATGCACAAACCCATAAAAGAGGTACCAGAAACCAGCCTTTGCAAAAGCACAGCACTTCTACAGCAAATTAACCACAGCACCTTCTAGTTCTATATCATACCATTTCTTAAAAGATGCTAGAAAGCTAAGACCCAGCAGTGACAATACCACTTTTTCTATTAGCTGTGTGATATTTGTGTAATAAATCATTTTACCAACTTTTGCTTCCCATCCCACCCATTGCCCACCATTGCTGGTATACAGGAATCATAAACCCTTCCCTCAGCCTTACTACTACAGACCTGAGGTTTACTCTGAATGATCAGCTCTGCTTCCACGGTACCACACACTTGCAATGACTGAGAGTACACCTGCCTCCATcaaataaattatgaaaacatGGTTTAAAGAAATTGCTAAGTCTGTgttctctttttcctgaaagattATTCTGGCTTCTACCAACAGCATCCCACagataaaaacccaaaccatgaCAGCTGATGGAGGAACACACAAGCAGAAACCCAGTGAAGACACACACCCAAGCCCATAGCACAAGTTATTTACTTGAATTTTTATCTGGAAGCCTGTCAATCTTCCACACCACGGCCCTGTAGGCACTCTCGTATTTTGCTGTTCCAACCGAGACTTGGATTACGGGATCAGATTCAACCTCGTGCGAAGCCCCAAGGCATGCTCTCCTATTCATTTTGGCTTTTAGGGACTTCTGCCTTTGGAGGTTCATGGTCCAAAGTGCTTTGATCCACTGTGTGGGAACAGGAAAGCGTATCATAACATTTTCACAGTATTTCACAGCGGGCAACCGTGTGGGGATCTGAGCAGTTGAGGCCATGTTTATGAAAGCCTGAAGTTCAATGTATGCCCCCTGAACCACCACTGCAGCCTTCACAGAAAAGGGAAGGTCTTGCCCATTGTAGCGTGTCCTGAAACGCATCAGTTCCAGCCTGCAGGCGTCCGGGGGAGTGAACTTAATAATCCGTGACTGCTCAAATTCCTGTGCTTTGACACAGTTATGGAAATGGTAGTCGAGAATCTCGATCCACTTCTTGTCCTGCTCCTTCTCAAAGTAACGCTCGTCCCTCTTCTGGAGCTCCAGGTCGTTCAGGGTTAGAAAACACTCGGCACCGCCGTTCACAAAACACAGGCAGTAAATGTGTGTGATGACCGCACTTTCTACgagttttccttctgccttAGTGACTTTCCCCCAAAAGTTATCCACTATTTCCAGAGTCATTTCTTGCTCCTCATAATTCCTCTTTTGTCTGGAAACAGTAGGAAGCTTCATGAGCTCCTCCTCGACCGTCACGAGGAAATCGGTGAAGTCGTTATAATCGGTGGTGCCCAGCTTCAACATCTGCTCCACCTCTGGCTCATGGATCACCTCTACTTTGGGGTGGTACCTCCTCTTCTCCGTGTAAGACACGAACTCAATCTTCACAGTGTGGATTTTTCCTGAGACATTGTAGCTCTCCAGTTTGGGTTCAGACAGCTTgcactgtggctgcagctggaattcCTTGAAAGGTTTCTCCAGGCCCTTTTCGTAATACATCTGCAACACCCCTCCAGCCAGGACACTCAGGTAAATGGGGCCCCACTGCCGAGATGACATCATGTTCTTCTTCTCAGGAATCCTCAGCATGAATGGCCACCCATCTGATTTCTGGCTCCTGAAAAGGCTGCGTGGGATGGTGGGGGAGAGCTTGTGCCACGCGTGGGTGCTGGAGATGGGTGGGTTTTCCACGGCCTCACAGCTGTCAGCTTGTAGGTGTTCAAGCCTCTCACAGATGTAACTGAAGGAGCCCTGGTTAAGGCTTTTCTGATCATGACATGTTTCTTTGTCTCTAGGATGACACCCACTCCTGTCAAGCACTTTGTCCTTCCTGTGCATGCTAGCATTAGATGGTGACATACTGAGGGAACACCCTTCCTTCCAGAAAGGACTGGAAAAAGCACAGTCACTGTGGAAGTACGGGAAGTGTCCTGGAACCAGCTCCTCACAATTTCCTGGTGGGTTAAGACTTGCTTCATCTGCTGATTTGGAGACCAAAGTCTTACCTGGATGGTCACTAGGTGAGGGGCTCAAAGGAAGGCTGCTCGGTTTCTGCGAGGCCAGGGATGAGCAAATCCCAGGGGATGGAGAAGGGTTAACATTTGATGGCCATTCAGGGATGGGGTAAAGCATGTGAATCCCAGACTTTGGAATGCAGGGGTTTCCTGGGTAGTCTCTGGTAGGTGTAGTAAGTGGAGAGTTGCTGGGGGGTCCAGGACTTAGGTAGAAATCAACCACAGGAGATGAGAGCGGAGTGCTGCCTGTAGAGGATGACCTGCTAGAAGACTCATGAACACTGCACAGGTTGAGCTTAAGGCCATTTGGTTTGGAGCTACTCTGATTGTCAGCCAGTTTCTGAGGTGACTGGAAGAGAGGCTCATCATCAAAGGTGACCCAGTTTGCTGGATTTGGGGAACACATCTTGCAGGAAAACCTTGAGGCACTTGCACAACGCATCACCCGCAAGCCATCTATGAAGAAACAACAAACATGattcaaattaaattcaaaacacacaaaactgaGATTTGCAAGCAGTTCACAAATCCAGTGTATTTTGTGTTACATGTATAATCTGAGAAAGCTGTGTAGAAACTGATAAACTGCCCGTGAAtccccactgctctcccaggctggggatTGAAGGGAGTTCTGAGCTCTACAGCTGTTTAGAGCATCTGATGTCCAGAGCCTCTCAATCAGAGAGAGCAGAATGCCCCACAGCAGTACAGGACTGCTTGAATATAATGCTTTCAGCTGTTGTATATAATGCTTTCAGCTTCATTATATACAACATAATACTACTATAC is from Serinus canaria isolate serCan28SL12 chromosome 3, serCan2020, whole genome shotgun sequence and encodes:
- the STON1 gene encoding stonin-1 isoform X1, which gives rise to MRCASASRFSCKMCSPNPANWVTFDDEPLFQSPQKLADNQSSSKPNGLKLNLCSVHESSSRSSSTGSTPLSSPVVDFYLSPGPPSNSPLTTPTRDYPGNPCIPKSGIHMLYPIPEWPSNVNPSPSPGICSSLASQKPSSLPLSPSPSDHPGKTLVSKSADEASLNPPGNCEELVPGHFPYFHSDCAFSSPFWKEGCSLSMSPSNASMHRKDKVLDRSGCHPRDKETCHDQKSLNQGSFSYICERLEHLQADSCEAVENPPISSTHAWHKLSPTIPRSLFRSQKSDGWPFMLRIPEKKNMMSSRQWGPIYLSVLAGGVLQMYYEKGLEKPFKEFQLQPQCKLSEPKLESYNVSGKIHTVKIEFVSYTEKRRYHPKVEVIHEPEVEQMLKLGTTDYNDFTDFLVTVEEELMKLPTVSRQKRNYEEQEMTLEIVDNFWGKVTKAEGKLVESAVITHIYCLCFVNGGAECFLTLNDLELQKRDERYFEKEQDKKWIEILDYHFHNCVKAQEFEQSRIIKFTPPDACRLELMRFRTRYNGQDLPFSVKAAVVVQGAYIELQAFINMASTAQIPTRLPAVKYCENVMIRFPVPTQWIKALWTMNLQRQKSLKAKMNRRACLGASHEVESDPVIQVSVGTAKYESAYRAVVWKIDRLPDKNSSLDHPHSLSYKLELGSDQEIPSDWYPFATVQFVVHDTCASGTEVKSLGIESDLQPQKHVVQKAFYNCQVEIEKKWIRLDGEDPDKAGNCLMQ
- the STON1 gene encoding stonin-1 isoform X2 translates to MRCASASRFSCKMCSPNPANWVTFDDEPLFQSPQKLADNQSSSKPNGLKLNLCSVHESSSRSSSTGSTPLSSPVVDFYLSPGPPSNSPLTTPTRDYPGNPCIPKSGIHMLYPIPEWPSNVNPSPSPGICSSLASQKPSSLPLSPSPSDHPGKTLVSKSADEASLNPPGNCEELVPGHFPYFHSDCAFSSPFWKEGCSLSMSPSNASMHRKDKVLDRSGCHPRDKETCHDQKSLNQGSFSYICERLEHLQADSCEAVENPPISSTHAWHKLSPTIPRSLFRSQKSDGWPFMLRIPEKKNMMSSRQWGPIYLSVLAGGVLQMYYEKGLEKPFKEFQLQPQCKLSEPKLESYNVSGKIHTVKIEFVSYTEKRRYHPKVEVIHEPEVEQMLKLGTTDYNDFTDFLVTVEEELMKLPTVSRQKRNYEEQEMTLEIVDNFWGKVTKAEGKLVESAVITHIYCLCFVNGGAECFLTLNDLELQKRDERYFEKEQDKKWIEILDYHFHNCVKAQEFEQSRIIKFTPPDACRLELMRFRTRYNGQDLPFSVKAAVVVQGAYIELQAFINMASTAQIPTRLPAVKYCENVMIRFPVPTQWIKALWTMNLQRQKSLKAKMNRRACLGASHEVESDPVIQVSVGTAKYESAYRAVVWKIDRLPDKNSM